A stretch of DNA from Arachis hypogaea cultivar Tifrunner chromosome 19, arahy.Tifrunner.gnm2.J5K5, whole genome shotgun sequence:
AAGTGTAGCCAGATTATTTGAGAATTGCAAACCTTGAATGCTGAAATGTCATCGCTATGTAGAAGTCCACTTAACCTGATCTGTAACAATCAAGGAAACGAATAACtcaaaaatagaaaacaagaagaaaaagaaagagagaaagagaaagcaaataATACCACTGAAATTGACTCGGGATATTCATCCAGCAAATCCCGAATGACAAGCTCCAACACCTAACATAGAGGATACAGTTACGACGAAATTGAAGAAACCGTTAAGCGAAGAGTAAGAAGAGAGTAGTTAGTTAGAGAGAAAACAAACGGAAATCTTGCCGGAGCCGCGAGGACCGAGAAGGAGAATGGAATTGTTGCAAGCCTCAGTAACGGAACTAGAAATCATGAATTTAAGCTTGCTATAGTTGCTCTCTGGAGAATCATAGAGTGCCTTGAACGCGAATTTGGGGTCACAGACTCTGCTTCGAAGCAGATTCAACGCCTTCTCTTTGTGATTCTCCCCCTTCATCTCCATTCCCGATCGATTATTTGGCGGGAAAAATATGTTCTCCTCTACTGTTGCGGGAGCGGGAAGCTATATATTTGTAGAACAGGCCCAATGTTATTGGCCCAACAATAAGGCCCAAGCCCAATATTAGCGTAAGAAATAACGAACCAAAGaagcaaccaaaaaaaaaaaaacgaaccaAAGAAAAAACGTGACGTTTGAGTAAGCGGAAGTGAAAAAATATCAATCTTGTGGAACAGGAACCAACCGTTCGATACGCCGAAGCCATGGGAACCGTTCCGATGAACATCGCTTCCCACGTCGACCTCCGTTCACGATTCCACCTCACGTCGTCTTCATCCTCGTCGTCTTCCTCATCCTCCTCTGTGCGGGTTTCCAACTTTTCTAAAACTATCAGCTTGAGCTTCCCTCTCTCTCGGAGGAAGCAGGGGAGGTTAGGTAGGTTTCCTTGCTTCGCCGTCGATGACGACTTCAGAGTCCAGCAGCAAGACCTCGCCAATACTACTTCAGCTGCTGTTGGCTCTGCCACTGAAGAAAGACCCACCGGTAACTACACCTAAATTGATTGTCGAgtctttttgtcttttctttgtgGTGATTGTTTCTCTTATAGGCTTTGAGCTCTGATCATATATCAATTTGGAGTATTACCAATGTTTTAGTTATAGGTGTCTTTTACTTATCATTGAGCTTCTTATATTTATCCTATGGTTGTTGCTCTTTAAGTTTGTTCATTTTATCCATTGAAGTCCACAAATCATTGAACTCTGACATGGTAAAATTTTGCTTACTTATTGTCCTTTATTTCTTTGAAATGTTGAGCAATGATAATGCTCATAAGTTTCTTCAACTGTTGAATATATGGTTAAGATTTTGTCACTTTTGTATGCTAGAAAATACGGATCTGCTTCCTGGTACAAATGGAGATGCTCCAGATAATTTTAAGCAAGATGGCGAAGGAAGTGCTATCTATGATTTCCTTTATCCTAGTAAAGAGCTTCTTCCCGATGATAAAGAAATGAGCATATTTGATCATCTTGAAGAGCTGCGACAGAGAATCTTTGTATCAGTTCTAGCTGTTGGAGGAAGCATTCTCGGAtgctttgcattttcgaaagatCTGATAGTGCTTCTAGAATCTCCTGTGAAGACACAGGGTGTAAGATTTCTTCAGCTAGGTCCTGGAGAATTTTTCTTTACAACTTTAAAGGTAAGATTCCTTAGTCTTTGGGGATAATATCTTCGTCTGATATCATTTCATGCAAAATCAAACTATTGCTGTACTGCGAGCTCATTACCACAAATGTGCAAGGCAATCTCAATATTTTTTCATATGGCCATTATAACTAGttatcaaataaagcttatgcCATATTATAATTTATGCTTGTTCTTTGACTAATTGTTTTTGTCACTAAGACTCAGCTTGAACTCGAATTCATATGAGACGATACTGAATACCCAAATAAATAGTGGTTTATAAGAACAAGAAACATGATTTTTGGATAACTGACTGTCTTTATCTGGCCTAAATCTGTTTCCTACCCACTTAACTACAATGCGGTGAGAAATATGTGCATTTCATGTTTTGTTGTGCATGAACTTCCCCAATCTTCACGCCCATCTATTTGACATCAAAATCTgtcatgtaaaaaaaatatataagaaacaaCCTTCCTTGAGTTGATTTTTGGCAATTTTGTCTTACAGGTGTCTGGATACTGTGGCCTCCTCTTGGGAAGTCCCGTAATACTGTATGAGATTATAGCCTTCATACTTCCAGGTCTCACAAAAGCTGAAAGAAAGTTTCTACGGCCAATTGTATTGGGCTCGTCAGTTCTTTTCTATGCCGGAATAACCTTCTCCTATTTAGTTCTAACACCTGCAGCCTTAAACTTCTTTGTTAATTACGCTGAAGGTGCTGTTGAGTCGTTATGGTCTATTGATCAATACTTTGAGTTTGTCCTTGTCCTTATGTTCAGCACAGGCTTATCTTTCCAGGTATTTCTTCCCCTAGGCCCCTATATTTTCTACATAATTTCTTTATGCATTTATGGTGATTGGAATAGCACCTCCTTGCTGAGTGACACCCATATTAGGGAATTGGGTCGAGTGCTATATTGTGTGTCCCTCCAACAAAAAGCAAATGTACATCATAATAGGAAAGAGAAATCATACATATAAATATGTCTGCTTCAGGTCATTTTGGGGTTATGCAAAACATGGTTGATGTATGCTAATAATAAGATAGGGCTTGTCTACACCAAATTTGTAGTCTTTATCTTATCATTCATTTCGATAATTTTTTCATAGATTATAGTTCAGGAAACAAGGAGTCAAGAAGTATTGTGTAAGAGAAATGCTAGAGGGCCAttagaattttttgtttttgaccaTTTTTAGCTATCAACTCAATTCCTTTAGTGTAGTAATTCAACAAACATATTCTAGCCCATACTTCTAAACATTGATGGTTAATTGATGggcaaaaacaataaattctgatcGTTCTCTAGTATTGCTCACTGTGTAATTATATCTGAATAGAGTTGTTTAAATGCAATCTCCTTTCTCCCCCTCCCAAACTTTAGTGGAAACTAACTGAAGCCATATTGCAGGTACCTGTTATACAATTCCTATTGGGACAACTTGGGTTGGTGTCCGGAGACCAGATGCTATCAGTTTGGAGATATGTTGTGGTTGGAGCAGTGGTGGCAGCTGCTGTTGTTACACCCTCCACTGATCCACTCACTCAAGTTCTTCTAGCTGCACCTTTGTTGGGTCTTTACCTAGGTGGTGCATGGGCTGTCAAGCTTACAGGACGGTGATCTTTGTCCCACATATCTTAGTAATTAGTATGTGCAAGAATATTTTTTGTCTGCCTGAACAAATGTTAGTGTACATTCACGAAGCAATCTagtgtatatttttaatttgtaccaTAGCATTACCCTTCctatatttatgttttatttaaatttttgtccgATATGGATATGTAACTATTTGTCCCAAAATTACATCAAGTTTTGACGATTTATATATGAATTGACTTTTACCCAACATTATATATGTATTACGGCACATGATTAACAGTTTAATTTGGAAAATATCGATCACATTAGTAACAATTTAAAGATAGATAATTTTGATACACTAGGTGATATAGCACTATGTAATTATTAAAGACTAGTGAACTTTGAATCTTTGTGTCTAGttttaatttaacatttataataaAGGGATTTATATCTATAGAATTGTACGTGTCATAATTCTATAAACCCATCTTTTCCTAAAATATAATCCTAACGTGTTAATCAATCATCCATTTTTATATTATCCTACGCCTTTGAATGTTAATGGTTCTGTTGGCTTGTTTTTTAGTCTCAAATTCTCAATCTCACATCTTTAAAATGGTTCAAAATATCGACTATTTTCAAGATCAATTGTGTCATTGACATGCCTCAATTAATGAAGCCTCCGTTTAACATAATACAGCAACATTTTCATCGCCGCTACTGTTAGATATTTAATTTCAACCTTCTGATAGTATCAATTTGAAGATAAAAACACAACTGAATAATTCCTATTGCTTtgagattaaataaaaaatctgaattttgaactCCAGCTCTAATTCTTTTCCTAATAATTCAGAAGAAATATTATCAATGATAGCATTCCATAATCATCA
This window harbors:
- the LOC112775330 gene encoding sec-independent protein translocase protein TATC, chloroplastic, producing MGTVPMNIASHVDLRSRFHLTSSSSSSSSSSSSVRVSNFSKTISLSFPLSRRKQGRLGRFPCFAVDDDFRVQQQDLANTTSAAVGSATEERPTENTDLLPGTNGDAPDNFKQDGEGSAIYDFLYPSKELLPDDKEMSIFDHLEELRQRIFVSVLAVGGSILGCFAFSKDLIVLLESPVKTQGVRFLQLGPGEFFFTTLKVSGYCGLLLGSPVILYEIIAFILPGLTKAERKFLRPIVLGSSVLFYAGITFSYLVLTPAALNFFVNYAEGAVESLWSIDQYFEFVLVLMFSTGLSFQVPVIQFLLGQLGLVSGDQMLSVWRYVVVGAVVAAAVVTPSTDPLTQVLLAAPLLGLYLGGAWAVKLTGR